A genomic segment from Treponema sp. Marseille-Q3903 encodes:
- the map gene encoding type I methionyl aminopeptidase produces MIILKTKEQIDGIREVCHLTADMFNELIPKIKAGLSTKDVDDMFKEYMLSHGGKAAWWREDFPGAICISINDEIIHGLPSKKRIICDGDLVSIDVGIDKNGYISDTTHSLLIGNVPPKVRKLQQITEECLYAGIAACVAGNRISDISNAVYSLATKHGYGVVSEYCGHGVGIEVHEDPSIPNCPFHGANPRIRPGMVLAIEPMINLGTAAIADKDDGWTVVTADGEVSCHEEHTVAVFEDHTEILTDLHYAK; encoded by the coding sequence ATGATTATTTTAAAAACAAAAGAACAGATTGACGGTATCAGAGAAGTTTGTCATCTGACAGCAGATATGTTCAATGAACTTATACCAAAAATTAAAGCCGGGCTTTCAACAAAAGATGTAGATGACATGTTTAAAGAATACATGCTTTCTCACGGTGGTAAAGCTGCTTGGTGGCGTGAAGATTTTCCGGGCGCAATCTGCATAAGCATCAACGATGAAATCATACACGGTCTTCCTTCTAAAAAACGAATAATTTGCGACGGAGACCTTGTAAGCATCGACGTCGGAATCGATAAAAACGGTTACATCAGCGATACAACTCATTCACTTTTGATAGGTAATGTTCCTCCAAAAGTTAGAAAACTTCAGCAGATTACTGAGGAATGCCTTTATGCGGGGATTGCAGCGTGCGTTGCAGGAAACAGAATCAGCGATATATCGAATGCTGTTTATTCTTTGGCGACGAAACACGGTTACGGCGTAGTTTCCGAATACTGCGGTCATGGAGTTGGAATTGAAGTTCACGAAGATCCTAGTATTCCAAATTGTCCGTTTCATGGTGCAAACCCAAGAATCAGACCGGGAATGGTTCTCGCAATTGAACCGATGATAAACTTAGGTACCGCTGCAATTGCAGACAAAGATGATGGCTGGACTGTTGTCACCGCAGACGGCGAAGTGAGCTGCCATGAAGAGCACACCGTTGCTGTATTTGAAGACCACACGGAAATTTTGACAGACCTTCATTACGCAAAATAG
- a CDS encoding J domain-containing protein, with protein sequence MKDFYKVLGVRKNATIAEIKRAYREKAKLLHPDLTGDVSRSDEFDEVVKAYRVLSNARQRSIFDESFFIKIKNQHKDSESFNYYDWLVAREDEESRSKLIFWTLMHHREDEAVAEFKRMQMNYVDFSLKKWFTREDFMDYGYILAEELVIRGEYYDAIILLEQIIKMEYSFNYFYIFFPEVMDFTMAILRNNIDGVISDELALDVYERALELGFSEKENAFFLRKMGEEYSRLGDLSTAEICFNEAEKLMF encoded by the coding sequence ATGAAAGACTTTTACAAAGTACTCGGTGTACGGAAAAATGCGACAATTGCAGAAATAAAGAGAGCGTATCGCGAAAAAGCAAAACTCCTCCATCCTGATTTAACCGGAGATGTTTCCAGAAGCGACGAATTTGACGAAGTTGTAAAAGCATATAGAGTCCTTTCAAATGCCCGCCAACGAAGCATTTTTGACGAATCTTTTTTTATCAAGATAAAAAATCAGCACAAAGATTCTGAATCTTTCAATTATTATGACTGGCTTGTTGCCCGCGAAGACGAAGAAAGCCGTTCAAAACTCATATTTTGGACGTTGATGCATCACAGAGAAGATGAAGCTGTCGCAGAGTTTAAGCGCATGCAGATGAATTACGTGGACTTTAGTCTGAAAAAATGGTTTACACGGGAAGATTTTATGGATTACGGCTACATTCTTGCAGAAGAACTTGTAATCCGCGGTGAATATTACGATGCAATCATACTTTTGGAACAGATAATAAAGATGGAATATTCTTTTAATTATTTTTATATTTTTTTTCCAGAAGTGATGGACTTCACTATGGCAATTCTTCGCAACAATATTGACGGCGTTATTTCTGATGAGCTTGCCCTTGATGTTTACGAACGTGCGCTAGAACTTGGCTTTTCAGAGAAAGAAAACGCTTTTTTTCTTCGCAAGATGGGTGAAGAATATAGCAGACTTGGAGATCTTTCTACAGCTGAAATCTGTTTTAACGAAGCAGAAAAACTGATGTTTTAA
- a CDS encoding universal stress protein produces the protein MAKNNFYQKILVAVNGKMSAVHTAMYGIMMARSYDLEIKFVYVVDTATLKYLAMNKLLVSDERLDFEEKLHQDGQNTLNYITSLAKAKGVDSEAELLCGGVYTEIIKAADAFNADVILIGGVDKDSLQRNVFSPDQIELLANSKIPVLVVQQPDIEKQFKIF, from the coding sequence ATGGCAAAGAACAACTTTTATCAGAAAATCTTGGTCGCAGTAAATGGCAAAATGTCAGCAGTTCATACAGCTATGTATGGAATTATGATGGCGCGCAGTTATGACCTTGAAATCAAATTTGTTTATGTCGTTGATACGGCAACTTTAAAATATCTTGCAATGAACAAACTTCTTGTATCTGATGAACGCCTCGATTTTGAAGAAAAACTTCATCAGGATGGTCAAAATACATTGAACTACATCACGAGCCTTGCGAAGGCTAAAGGCGTCGACTCGGAAGCGGAGTTGCTTTGCGGTGGAGTTTATACGGAAATAATCAAAGCTGCCGATGCTTTTAATGCTGATGTAATTCTAATCGGTGGAGTTGATAAAGATTCGCTGCAGAGAAATGTTTTTTCACCTGATCAGATAGAGCTTTTGGCAAATTCAAAAATTCCCGTCCTCGTTGTTCAGCAGCCTGATATTGAAAAACAGTTCAAAATTTTTTAA
- a CDS encoding V-type ATP synthase subunit D, giving the protein MARLNLAPTKSNLLAMKEQLAISTNGYELLEEKREILVRELMHLVEQVKLLEKGLDEVIAKAYPAFRRMFLTEGSDQIERLSQGIHYDFEILEKKVTIGGMPFSTLDVTMPRKELFYSFLGTYANTDATIDKLFELLALLTQLASIRTIVWRLAGEVKKTQRRVNALDKLIIPQTEETRKYIENVLEERERENVFVLKALKKKNGKK; this is encoded by the coding sequence ATGGCAAGGTTAAACTTAGCACCTACAAAATCGAATCTTCTCGCTATGAAAGAACAGTTGGCAATTTCTACAAACGGCTACGAGCTTCTTGAAGAAAAACGAGAAATTCTTGTGCGTGAACTCATGCACCTTGTTGAGCAGGTAAAACTCCTTGAAAAAGGACTCGATGAAGTCATTGCAAAAGCATATCCGGCGTTCCGCAGGATGTTTTTGACAGAAGGTTCCGACCAGATAGAAAGGCTTTCGCAAGGAATTCACTACGATTTTGAGATTTTGGAAAAGAAAGTCACAATCGGTGGCATGCCTTTTTCTACTCTTGATGTGACGATGCCACGAAAAGAGCTCTTTTACTCGTTTTTGGGAACTTATGCAAATACTGACGCCACAATCGACAAACTTTTTGAGCTTCTTGCACTGCTGACTCAGTTGGCGTCTATACGGACAATTGTCTGGCGGCTTGCAGGCGAAGTCAAAAAAACTCAGCGCCGCGTAAACGCCCTCGATAAATTGATTATTCCTCAGACAGAGGAAACAAGGAAATATATTGAAAACGTGCTGGAAGAGCGTGAACGTGAAAATGTTTTTGTTTTAAAAGCACTTAAAAAGAAGAATGGCAAAAAATAA